Proteins from one Chroococcidiopsis sp. CCMEE 29 genomic window:
- the devC gene encoding ABC transporter permease DevC — protein MILNIPLAWLQLVQQRIRFIVALAGIAFIVVLMFIQLGFQDALYSSATQVHQNLRGDLFLISSQYNALTSQQSFPRARLYQTLGFDGVESVSPLYVQFAKFKNPQTGQKNPIYVLGFDPGTTVFNLPDVNQNIDILKLPNKVLFDQASRPEFGPIVRNFSQGKPVTIEIFPYNATVGYRVEVGGLFTLGPSFGVDGNLIVNYSTILKIFGDRQAERIDVGLITLKAGANPEKVKANLAANLPQDVKVFTRNDFIAFERDYWSARTPIGFVFSLMVVMGFIVGVVVVYQILYSNISSHLVEYATLKAIGFKNNYLLGVVFQQALLLTVLGYIPGLIIAFGLYDVAKEATQLPVIMSFNKILIVLISATLMCLISGFLSMAKLRAADPADIF, from the coding sequence ATGATTCTCAACATTCCCTTAGCTTGGTTACAACTAGTCCAACAAAGAATTCGCTTTATAGTCGCTTTGGCTGGTATTGCTTTTATCGTCGTTCTGATGTTTATACAATTAGGTTTTCAAGATGCTCTCTATTCTAGTGCCACACAAGTCCATCAGAATCTAAGAGGAGACTTATTTCTCATCAGCTCCCAATATAATGCTTTGACTTCCCAGCAAAGCTTTCCTCGCGCTCGTTTATATCAGACTCTTGGTTTTGATGGTGTAGAGTCAGTCAGTCCTTTATATGTTCAATTTGCCAAGTTTAAAAATCCTCAAACTGGTCAAAAAAATCCAATCTACGTTCTTGGGTTTGACCCCGGAACAACAGTTTTTAATTTGCCCGATGTTAATCAAAATATAGATATACTAAAACTGCCTAATAAGGTTTTATTTGATCAGGCTTCTCGACCTGAATTTGGACCAATTGTCAGAAATTTTTCTCAGGGTAAACCGGTAACTATTGAAATATTTCCTTATAACGCAACAGTTGGTTATAGAGTTGAAGTGGGTGGCTTATTTACTTTAGGACCATCTTTTGGTGTTGATGGAAATTTAATTGTCAATTATTCAACTATCTTAAAAATATTTGGAGACCGTCAAGCCGAAAGAATAGACGTGGGGTTAATTACGCTCAAAGCTGGTGCCAATCCTGAAAAAGTAAAGGCAAATTTAGCTGCTAATTTACCTCAAGATGTCAAGGTTTTTACTCGTAATGACTTTATTGCATTCGAAAGAGATTATTGGTCTGCAAGAACACCTATAGGGTTTGTATTTAGTCTAATGGTAGTAATGGGTTTTATTGTCGGTGTAGTGGTTGTATATCAAATCCTCTATAGTAATATCTCAAGCCACTTAGTTGAGTATGCAACTCTAAAAGCGATCGGGTTTAAAAATAACTACTTATTAGGTGTAGTCTTCCAACAAGCATTATTGTTAACAGTTTTAGGCTATATTCCAGGCTTAATTATTGCCTTTGGTTTATATGATGTAGCCAAAGAGGCTACTCAGTTACCAGTTATTATGAGCTTTAACAAGATATTAATAGTATTAATATCGGCAACTTTAATGTGCTTAATTTCAGGCTTTTTATCTATGGCTAAACTCCGAGCTGCCGATCCTGCTGACATTTTCTAA
- a CDS encoding DevA family ABC transporter ATP-binding protein, with amino-acid sequence MPNNFVVNIKNLSHYFGRKSLCSQVLREVNLEIKSGEIIIMTGPSGSGKTTLLTLIGGLRSVQEGSLKVLNNELHGASNDELVQVRRHIGYIFQSHNLLDFLTARQNVQMSLELHKEIPDREARSKAEAMLQAVKLGNRVNYYPHDLSGGQKQRVAIARALVSHPKLLLADEPTAALDSKSGREIVELMQQLAKEQMCAILMVTHDNRILDIADQIVHMEDGQIKQV; translated from the coding sequence ATGCCAAATAATTTTGTAGTCAACATTAAAAATCTCAGTCATTACTTTGGCAGAAAATCATTGTGTAGCCAAGTTTTGCGTGAAGTTAACCTAGAAATAAAATCTGGAGAAATTATTATTATGACTGGACCTTCGGGTTCGGGAAAAACTACTCTGCTAACTTTAATTGGTGGTTTACGCTCTGTTCAAGAAGGAAGCCTCAAAGTTCTAAATAATGAGCTACATGGAGCTAGTAATGACGAATTAGTGCAAGTACGTCGCCATATTGGCTACATTTTTCAATCCCATAACTTACTCGATTTCTTAACTGCTCGGCAAAATGTACAAATGTCACTTGAATTACATAAAGAGATTCCCGATCGGGAAGCTCGGAGTAAAGCAGAAGCTATGCTCCAGGCTGTTAAACTGGGCAACAGAGTGAATTATTATCCTCATGACCTCTCAGGAGGACAAAAGCAACGGGTAGCAATTGCCCGTGCTTTAGTGAGTCATCCCAAATTGCTACTAGCTGATGAACCGACTGCTGCATTAGATAGTAAGTCAGGCAGAGAAATTGTGGAGTTAATGCAGCAATTAGCTAAGGAACAGATGTGCGCCATCTTGATGGTGACTCATGACAATCGAATCTTAGATATTGCCGATCAA